In Pomacea canaliculata isolate SZHN2017 linkage group LG12, ASM307304v1, whole genome shotgun sequence, a single genomic region encodes these proteins:
- the LOC112576595 gene encoding WW domain-containing oxidoreductase-like, producing the protein MLSGLETDSEDELPPSWEERVNLDGKVYYANHETKCTQWKHPVTGKRKAVSGELPFGWERCMGEDGTVFFVDHINQKTTYTDPRLAFAEDMKTSALDFHQKFDAGSTALQVLHGRDLTGRYVIVTGANSGIGYETARSIALHGATVVMACRNLQSAHACQAAILKEQSKAKVEVIHLDLARLKSVREFAEAYKRTGWPLHILILNAAVFGIPWEMTEDGLEMTFQVNHLAHFYLVHLLQEQLISSAPARIVVVSSESHRFQDWTKETVSLDTLSPPAHKYSDLRAYNDSKLCNVLFAWSLDDKLRGQGVRSFSLHPGNMMSTSLSRHWWLYRLLFALVRPFTKSMQQGAATTVYCAVSQALDGVGGLYFNNCCCCEPSASSLDAELASALWKFSNKLLQEKINDDEW; encoded by the exons ATGCTGAGCGGATTGGAAACGGATAGCGAAGATGAATTACCTCCCAGCTGGGAAGAGCGGGTTAATCTTGACGGCAAAGTATATTATGCAAA TCATGAAACAAAGTGTACGCAGTGGAAACACCCAGTAACTGGCAAGAGAAAAGCAGTCAGTGGAG AGCTACCCTTTGGCTGGGAACGCTGCATGGGGGAAGATGGAACAGTGTTTTTTGTAGA tcaCATAAATCAGAAGACAACATACACAGATCCAAGACTAGCATTTGCAGAAGACATGAAAACCTCTGCATTAGATTTTCACCAAAAGTTTGATGCAGGCAGTACAGCACTTCAGGTGTTGCATGGCCGGGACCTTACTGGACGCTACGTTATTGTTACCGGAGCTAACAGTGGCATAG GATATGAGACTGCACGCTCAATTGCTTTGCATGGAGCCACTGTGGTCATGGCATGTCGTAACCTTCAGTCTGCACATGCATGCCAAGCAGCTATATTGAAGGAACAATCCAAAGCCAAAGTGGAGGTTATTCACCTTGACCTTGCCAGGCTGAAAAGTGTGCGAGAGTTTGCTGAAGCCTACAAAAGAACAGGCTG GCCTTTGCACATCCTGATCTTGAATGCTGCTGTCTTTGGCATTCCATGGGAGATGACTGAAGATGGTTTGGAAATGACCTTTCAAGTAAACCACCTGGCACACTTCTACCTTGTACATCTACTTCAGGAACAGCTCATTAGTTCAGCACCTGCTcgaattgttgttgtttccagTGAATCACATAGG TTTCAGGACTGGACTAAAGAGACAGTCTCACTAGACACTCTTTCCCCTCCTGCTCATAAGTACAGTGACCTCCGAGCATACAATGACTCCAAGCTGTGCAATGTTCTTTTTGCTTGGAGTCTTGATGATAAGCTTCGTGGTCAAGGAGTGCGATCATTTTCTCTTCACCCTGGTAACATGATGAGCACATCTTTATCACGACATTGGTGGCTGTACAGACTGCTTTTTGCTCTTGTTCGGCCATTTACCAAGTCCATG CAACAAGGTGCAGCAACAACAGTGTACTGTGCCGTGTCTCAAGCCTTAGATGGTGTTGGGGGGCTGTACTTTAACAACTGCTGTTGCTGTGAACCCTCTGCCAGTTCCTTAGATGCAGAACTGGCCAGCGCATTGTGGAAGTTTTCCAACAAATTATTACAAGAGAaaattaatgatgatgaatggTGA